In Bradyrhizobium guangxiense, the following are encoded in one genomic region:
- the paaA gene encoding 1,2-phenylacetyl-CoA epoxidase subunit PaaA — protein MYTQALNTAETDDRGLEDASRAAQFQARIDAEERIEPNDWMPAAYRKTLTRQISQHAHSEIVGMLPEGNWITRAPTLRRKAALLAKVQDECGHGLYLYAAAETLGSSREELVDAMLAGKAKYSSIFNYPTLTWADIGTIGWLVDGAAIMNQIPLCRCSYGPYARAMIRVCKEESFHQRQGYEIMLTLCRGSDEQKAMAQDALNRWWWPVLMMFGPPDATSQHSDTSTKWKIKRFSNDELRQKFVDATVPQAQYLGLTIPDPGMIQDADGHWRYGEIDWAEFKQVLAGNGPCNRDRMAARRKAHEKGAWVREAAAAYAAKRAQRQTAQAAE, from the coding sequence ATGTATACTCAGGCGCTAAACACGGCCGAGACCGACGATCGCGGTCTGGAGGACGCTAGCCGAGCCGCGCAATTCCAGGCCCGCATCGATGCCGAGGAGCGCATCGAGCCGAACGACTGGATGCCGGCGGCCTATCGCAAGACGCTGACTCGCCAGATCTCCCAGCACGCCCATTCCGAAATCGTTGGCATGCTGCCGGAAGGCAACTGGATCACGCGCGCGCCGACGCTGCGCCGCAAGGCCGCGCTGCTGGCCAAGGTGCAGGACGAGTGTGGCCACGGCCTCTATCTCTACGCTGCCGCCGAGACACTCGGATCCTCGCGCGAGGAGCTGGTCGATGCCATGCTCGCCGGCAAAGCCAAGTACTCCTCGATTTTTAACTATCCGACGCTGACCTGGGCCGACATCGGCACGATCGGCTGGCTGGTCGACGGTGCCGCGATCATGAACCAGATCCCGCTGTGCCGCTGCTCCTATGGCCCCTATGCGCGCGCGATGATCAGGGTCTGCAAGGAAGAGTCGTTCCATCAGCGCCAGGGTTACGAGATCATGCTGACGCTGTGCCGCGGCTCCGACGAGCAGAAGGCGATGGCGCAGGATGCGCTGAACAGATGGTGGTGGCCGGTGCTGATGATGTTCGGCCCGCCCGATGCCACGAGCCAGCACAGCGACACCTCGACGAAGTGGAAGATCAAGCGCTTCTCCAATGATGAGCTGCGCCAGAAATTCGTCGATGCTACCGTGCCGCAGGCGCAATATCTCGGCCTCACGATTCCAGATCCCGGCATGATTCAGGATGCCGACGGGCACTGGCGCTACGGCGAGATCGACTGGGCCGAGTTCAAGCAGGTGCTCGCCGGAAACGGCCCGTGCAATCGCGACCGCATGGCCGCACGCCGCAAGGCGCATGAGAAGGGCGCATGGGTGCGCGAGGCGGCCGCAGCCTATGCGGCGAAGCGCGCGCAGCGTCAGACCGCGCAAGCCGCGGAATAG
- the paaD gene encoding 1,2-phenylacetyl-CoA epoxidase subunit PaaD gives MVSVLERDSELRRRAWDAAASVVDPEIPVLTIADLGVLRDVAVAGDHVEVAITPTYSGCPAMNMIALEIELALERAGFHQSTVHTVLSPAWTTDWMSEEGRQKLRAYGIAPPQASSSRRALFGAQAVTCPQCGSENTELLSEFGSTSCKALWRCKSCREPFDYFKCH, from the coding sequence ATGGTGAGCGTGCTGGAGCGCGATAGCGAGCTGCGCCGGCGCGCCTGGGACGCTGCGGCGAGCGTGGTCGACCCGGAGATTCCGGTGCTGACCATTGCCGATCTCGGCGTGCTCCGCGATGTCGCCGTAGCCGGCGACCATGTCGAGGTCGCGATCACCCCGACCTATTCCGGTTGCCCGGCGATGAACATGATCGCGCTCGAAATCGAGCTGGCGCTGGAGCGTGCCGGTTTTCACCAGTCAACAGTCCACACCGTACTGTCGCCGGCCTGGACCACCGACTGGATGAGCGAGGAGGGTCGCCAAAAGCTGCGTGCCTACGGCATCGCGCCGCCGCAGGCTTCAAGCTCGCGCCGCGCGCTGTTCGGTGCGCAGGCCGTCACATGCCCGCAATGCGGCTCGGAGAACACCGAGCTGCTCTCCGAATTCGGCTCGACCTCCTGCAAGGCGCTGTGGCGCTGCAAGTCCTGCCGCGAACCTTTCGATTATTTCAAGTGCCATTGA
- the paaB gene encoding 1,2-phenylacetyl-CoA epoxidase subunit PaaB → MATPNTPLWEVFIRSRNGLAHKHVGSLHASDATMALQAARDIYTRRGEGLSIWVVPSSAITASDPAEKAMMFEPAESKIYRHPTFYEVPEEVGHM, encoded by the coding sequence ATGGCCACGCCGAACACGCCGCTATGGGAAGTCTTCATTCGCAGCCGCAACGGGCTCGCGCACAAGCATGTCGGCTCGCTGCATGCGAGCGATGCCACCATGGCCCTGCAGGCCGCCCGCGACATCTACACTCGTCGCGGCGAGGGTCTGTCGATCTGGGTCGTGCCGTCGAGCGCGATCACGGCGAGCGATCCCGCCGAGAAGGCCATGATGTTCGAGCCGGCGGAATCGAAGATCTACCGGCATCCGACGTTCTATGAGGTGCCCGAAGAAGTGGGGCATATGTGA
- the paaC gene encoding 1,2-phenylacetyl-CoA epoxidase subunit PaaC, with protein sequence MAVANIQVCETPLVLFTLRRADDALILGHRLSEWCGHAPMLEEDMALSNIALDLIGQARELYSYAAKVEDKDNDEDKLAYLRDVRQYRNLLLVEQPNGDFAQTLVRQFFYSAFADLYWRAMMTSRDTTLAAIAAKSEKESAYHLRHASEWLIRLGDGTDESHARAQAAIDQLWAFTGEMFAVDDGERGLIHAGIAVDPGPVRGRWLQTISDVVSEATLVLPQNDWMQQGGRAGRHSEHLGHLLSELQSMQRTFPGLTW encoded by the coding sequence ATGGCGGTCGCCAACATCCAGGTCTGCGAAACGCCCCTGGTGCTCTTTACGCTGCGCCGCGCGGACGATGCGCTGATCCTCGGCCACAGGCTATCGGAATGGTGCGGGCACGCGCCGATGCTGGAGGAGGACATGGCGCTCTCCAACATCGCGCTTGATCTCATCGGCCAGGCCCGCGAGCTCTATAGCTACGCAGCCAAGGTCGAGGACAAGGACAACGACGAGGACAAGCTCGCTTACTTGCGCGACGTCAGACAGTACCGCAACCTGTTGCTGGTCGAGCAGCCGAATGGCGATTTTGCCCAGACGCTGGTGCGGCAGTTCTTCTATTCCGCGTTTGCCGACCTCTATTGGCGCGCCATGATGACCTCGCGCGACACGACGCTGGCGGCGATTGCGGCCAAGTCGGAGAAGGAGAGCGCCTATCATTTGCGCCACGCCTCGGAATGGCTCATCCGGCTCGGCGACGGCACCGACGAGAGCCATGCCCGCGCGCAAGCCGCGATCGATCAGCTCTGGGCCTTCACTGGCGAGATGTTTGCCGTCGACGACGGCGAGCGTGGCCTGATCCATGCCGGTATCGCCGTTGATCCCGGGCCAGTGCGCGGCCGCTGGCTGCAGACGATCTCCGATGTCGTCAGCGAAGCCACGCTGGTCCTGCCGCAGAACGACTGGATGCAGCAGGGCGGCCGTGCGGGCCGGCACAGTGAACATCTCGGCCATCTCCTGTCCGAGCTGCAATCGATGCAGCGCACCTTTCCGGGGTTGACATGGTGA